CTACCCCAGCCTGCGGGCCGTCTGCCTGTTTCGCAAGAACTTGGCGGGCTTCGAGGGCACGCGCGCGCTCTGCCGTGCGCTGCAGCAGCGCGTCAGCGCGCCGGCCCTGATTGCCATCGACCAAGAGGGCGGTGCGGTGTCGCGCGCCACCTTTGTGCCGGTGGCCCCCTCGGCCATGGCCCTGGGGGCGGTGGACGACCTGGCGCTGACCGAACAGATCGGAGCCGCGGTGGCGCGCGGCCTGCGCGGCATGGGCATCAACTGGAACTTCGCGCCGGTGCTGGACGTCAACAACAACCCGGCCAATCCGGTGATCGGCGAGCGCAGCTTTTCCGAGCGGCCCGAGGACGTGGCGCGTCTGGCCGGGGCCTGGATGCGCGGCAGCCTGGGCGAGGGTGTGGCCTGCTGTGTCAAGCACTTTCCGGGTCATGGCGATACGCACGAGGACTCGCACCACGCACTGCCGCAGGTGGACAAGAGCCTGGCCGAGCTGGAGGCGTTGGAGCTGATCCCTTTCCGACGCCTGGCAAGCCAAGCGCCGGCGTTGATGACGGCCCATATCGTCTATCCGCAGCTGGACCCCGAGCTGCCGGCCACGCTCTCGCCCTTCTTCCTGACCGAGCTGCTGCGTCAGCGCATCGGCTTTCAGGGTGTGGTCATCACCGACGCCTTGATGATGCAGGCCATCAAGGCACGCTGGGGCCATGCGCGTTCGGCCGTGCTGGCCCTGCAGGCCGGGGCCGATATGGTGCTGGCGCAGGGCTCGGTGGACGAGCAATGCGCGGCCATCGAGGCCATTGCCCAGGCCTTGATGCAGGGGCAGTTGTCGCAGGTGGCGGCCGAGCGCAGCGCGGCCCGCATCGATGCGCTGGCCTTGCGCTTCCCGGTGAGGGAGCAGGCGTACGCGGCGTCCGCTCAGCGCGCCGATCAAACCCTGATGGACACGGCCTGCGCGCGGGCGCTCACGGCCCTGCGCGGTGCGCAGGCGCCGCAAGGTCCGCTGCGGGTCATCACCCAGCGTGCGGTGCTCAGCGATGGCGTCAGCGAGGCCGGCCTGGACGCCGAGCAGGTGATGGCCCTGTGGCCGCAGCGGGCCGACATCGAATGGCGGGTGGTGGACGATCTGCAGGCCTTGCGCGCCGAAGACATTCCCCGCGATGGCCGCTGCAATGTGCTGGTCAGCAACCACCGCGCCCGCTTTGGCGCGGCGGCCTCAAGCTGGCCGATTGATTTGCATCTGGCGCTCTGGAACCCCTTCCAGTCGCTGGACTTGAATGTGCCCACTGTGCTGAGCTGGGGCTACGACGCGCCGATGCGCGCCGCCCTGCGGGCCTGGCTGGCCGGTGATCTGCAAGCCCAGGGGCGAGCGCCCGTGGAAGCGCTGGGAGCGTGATGCCATGAACCCGATCCGCTGGGTGCCCAGCCTCTACTTCGTGCAGGGCCTGCAGTTCTTCGTCGTCATGTTGATTGCCGGCCTGATGTACAAGAACATGGGCGTGGACAACGCCACCATCGCGCGCTGGACCGGCCTGCTGGGCCTGGCCTGGGCCCTGAAGCCGCTGTGGAGCCCGTTGATCGAGCTGGTGGCCAGCAAGAAGCGTGTGGTGGTGGTGGCGCAGTTCACCGGCGCGCTGGGTCTGGGCCTGATGGCCCTGGCCTTGCAGGCGCCGGCCTGGTTTGCGCTGTCCATCGCGGTCTTCTTCGTGCTGGCCTATGCCAGCGCCACCCACGACATCGCCTGCGACGGGCTCTACATGGCCTCGCTGGATGCCAAGCAGCAGGCCGCCTATGCCGGCTGGCAGGGTGCCTTCTTCAATGCCAGCAAATTCCTGACCCTGGGCGGCCTGCTGATCCTGGCCGGCTGGCTGGAGCGCCGCCAGGGGGTGATGAACGCCTGGTCCCTGATCTTCCTGATGCTGGCTGTGCTGCTGGCTGCGCTGGCGGCCTGGAATGCCAGGGTGCTGCCCCCAGCCCTGGGCCAGCCCCCGGCGCGCGCCGAGCTCTGGGCCAACTTCATGGAGGTGTTGCTGGACTTCTTGAAGAAGCCCGGCATCGGCCAAGCCTT
Above is a window of Inhella inkyongensis DNA encoding:
- the nagZ gene encoding beta-N-acetylhexosaminidase → MQLHQAQALAARLVMVDLPGTELDPDSLALLQRYPSLRAVCLFRKNLAGFEGTRALCRALQQRVSAPALIAIDQEGGAVSRATFVPVAPSAMALGAVDDLALTEQIGAAVARGLRGMGINWNFAPVLDVNNNPANPVIGERSFSERPEDVARLAGAWMRGSLGEGVACCVKHFPGHGDTHEDSHHALPQVDKSLAELEALELIPFRRLASQAPALMTAHIVYPQLDPELPATLSPFFLTELLRQRIGFQGVVITDALMMQAIKARWGHARSAVLALQAGADMVLAQGSVDEQCAAIEAIAQALMQGQLSQVAAERSAARIDALALRFPVREQAYAASAQRADQTLMDTACARALTALRGAQAPQGPLRVITQRAVLSDGVSEAGLDAEQVMALWPQRADIEWRVVDDLQALRAEDIPRDGRCNVLVSNHRARFGAAASSWPIDLHLALWNPFQSLDLNVPTVLSWGYDAPMRAALRAWLAGDLQAQGRAPVEALGA
- a CDS encoding MFS transporter; the protein is MNPIRWVPSLYFVQGLQFFVVMLIAGLMYKNMGVDNATIARWTGLLGLAWALKPLWSPLIELVASKKRVVVVAQFTGALGLGLMALALQAPAWFALSIAVFFVLAYASATHDIACDGLYMASLDAKQQAAYAGWQGAFFNASKFLTLGGLLILAGWLERRQGVMNAWSLIFLMLAVLLAALAAWNARVLPPALGQPPARAELWANFMEVLLDFLKKPGIGQAFLFIVLFRFAEGQVQTIGPLFLIEARDKGGLGLTTEQVGGIYGTVGTAAFLVGSILGGYFTAALGLRRAMPVLLLAMMLPNAVFYGLARLLPSDLWSISAAITVEMAGYGFGFVGMILYIMQVVAPGRFNTAHYALGSGVMQLGFIFSKTLSGDIQQALGYQAFFAWTLWAGLPALLLWIWVRRSAPAPAAQPA